In Sphingomonas sp., a single window of DNA contains:
- the ligA gene encoding NAD-dependent DNA ligase LigA: MTLPRTQEEAAAELEKLAAEIAHHNRRYHDADAPEISDADFDALVRRNGEIEAAFPELVRADSPSRQIGATPSGPLAKVAHARQMFSLDNGFADQDVADFLGRVRRFLKLPDDAAVELTAEPKIDGLSCSLRYVNGELVQALTRGDGRIGEDVTPNVRTIADIPHRIDGAPPICEVRGEVYMAKADFTALNARLLLEAEETGKEARQFANPRNAAAGSLRQKDAAVTATRPLRFLAWGWGELSEPLADKQYEAIDRVRAWGFPVSDLFIRAPTLDDALAQYRAIETHRADLPFDIDGVVYKVDRIDWQDRLGYVGRAPRWGLAHKFPAERAQTTLQAIDIQVGRTGKLTPVARLEPVTVGGVVVSNATLHNADEIARLGVRPGDRVVLQRAGDVIPQIVENLTRKKSRADWHFPTHCPICQSEAVAEEGEVDVRCTGGLICPAQRLERLKHFVSRGALDIDGLGEKTLIELLDLGWIAEPADIFRLAQHRDALLGREGWQEKSVDGLLAAIEAKRAPDAARLLFGLGIRHIGAITARDLLKRYVTLPALEALADELIALRDATPPQLGEIETKHRARLDKAIAERIGVENVGAAVGHALADFFHEPHNRTVWQDLLREVAPPAFVVESRDSEVTGKTLVFTGTLEAVSRDEAKAQAERLGARVAGSVSAKTDLVIAGPGAGSKLKKAADLGIRVISESDWLGIVKASE, encoded by the coding sequence ATGACGCTGCCCCGCACGCAAGAGGAAGCCGCCGCCGAGCTTGAAAAGCTCGCCGCCGAGATCGCGCACCATAATCGCCGCTATCACGATGCGGATGCGCCCGAGATCAGCGATGCGGATTTCGACGCGCTGGTCCGCCGCAACGGTGAGATCGAAGCCGCCTTCCCGGAACTGGTCCGCGCCGACTCGCCCTCGCGGCAGATCGGCGCCACGCCCTCGGGCCCGCTCGCCAAGGTGGCACATGCACGGCAGATGTTCAGCCTCGACAACGGCTTCGCCGACCAGGACGTCGCCGATTTCCTCGGCCGTGTGCGTCGCTTCCTGAAGCTGCCGGACGATGCCGCCGTGGAACTCACGGCCGAACCCAAGATCGACGGGCTCTCCTGCTCGCTGCGCTATGTAAACGGCGAGTTGGTCCAGGCGCTGACCCGCGGCGACGGCCGGATCGGCGAGGACGTGACCCCCAATGTCCGCACCATCGCCGACATCCCCCACCGCATCGACGGCGCGCCCCCGATCTGCGAGGTTCGCGGCGAGGTCTATATGGCCAAGGCCGACTTCACGGCGCTCAATGCCCGGCTGCTCCTCGAAGCCGAGGAGACCGGCAAGGAAGCCCGCCAGTTCGCCAATCCACGCAACGCCGCCGCCGGCTCGCTGCGCCAGAAGGACGCCGCCGTCACCGCGACGCGGCCGCTGCGCTTCCTCGCCTGGGGCTGGGGCGAGCTGAGCGAACCGCTCGCCGACAAACAGTATGAGGCGATCGACCGGGTCCGCGCGTGGGGCTTCCCGGTTTCCGACCTCTTCATCCGCGCGCCCACGCTGGACGATGCCCTCGCCCAGTATCGCGCGATCGAGACCCACCGTGCTGACCTGCCATTCGACATCGACGGCGTGGTCTACAAGGTCGACCGGATCGATTGGCAGGACCGGCTCGGCTATGTCGGCCGCGCGCCGCGCTGGGGCCTCGCGCACAAATTCCCGGCCGAGCGCGCCCAGACCACGCTGCAGGCGATCGACATCCAGGTCGGCCGCACCGGCAAGCTCACGCCGGTCGCGCGACTGGAGCCGGTGACGGTGGGCGGCGTCGTCGTCAGCAACGCGACGCTGCACAATGCCGACGAGATCGCGCGGCTGGGCGTGCGCCCGGGCGACCGCGTCGTACTCCAGCGCGCCGGCGACGTAATCCCGCAGATCGTCGAGAATCTCACGCGCAAAAAGTCTCGGGCGGACTGGCACTTCCCCACCCATTGCCCGATCTGCCAGTCCGAGGCCGTTGCCGAGGAAGGCGAAGTCGACGTCCGCTGCACGGGCGGGCTGATCTGCCCGGCGCAGCGGCTGGAGCGGCTCAAGCATTTCGTCAGCCGCGGTGCGCTCGACATCGACGGGCTCGGCGAGAAGACGCTGATCGAGCTGCTCGACTTGGGATGGATCGCCGAGCCCGCCGACATCTTCCGCCTGGCCCAGCACCGCGATGCGCTGCTCGGCCGCGAAGGCTGGCAGGAAAAGTCGGTCGACGGCCTGCTCGCGGCGATCGAGGCGAAGCGCGCACCCGACGCCGCGCGCCTGCTGTTCGGCCTCGGCATCCGCCATATCGGCGCGATCACCGCGCGCGACCTGCTCAAGCGCTATGTCACCCTGCCCGCGCTGGAAGCGCTCGCCGACGAGCTGATCGCCCTGCGCGACGCCACCCCGCCCCAGCTTGGCGAGATCGAAACGAAACACCGCGCCCGGCTCGACAAGGCAATCGCCGAGCGGATCGGCGTGGAAAATGTCGGTGCCGCAGTCGGCCACGCGCTGGCAGATTTTTTCCACGAGCCGCACAACCGCACGGTTTGGCAGGATCTGCTCCGCGAAGTAGCGCCGCCGGCTTTCGTCGTGGAATCGCGCGACTCGGAAGTCACCGGCAAGACGCTGGTCTTCACCGGGACGCTCGAAGCCGTGAGCCGGGACGAGGCGAAAGCGCAGGCGGAACGGCTGGGCGCGCGGGTGGCCGGTTCGGTGTCGGCGAAGACAGACTTGGTAATCGCTGGACCCGGCGCGGGATCAAAACTGAAAAAGGCCGCGGACCTGGGAATCCGGGTGATCAGCGAGAGCGATTGGCTGGGCATCGTAAAGGCTTCCGAGTGA